From a region of the Gossypium raimondii isolate GPD5lz chromosome 10, ASM2569854v1, whole genome shotgun sequence genome:
- the LOC105777503 gene encoding U-box domain-containing protein 16, whose translation MAVSPRVFPPRKRWPSTGSSISPKFADLNLVKSLLSLSQEISALKPIQCLLIQKSLSTINKSKLLAIVFEELLRNPVSTSFSPSILLCFEEMYLVFQRIKTLMEDCCSGSKMWLLMRIQPLANSFHELTLELSTLLDIFPVNELDLSQDVEELFVLVRKHCFQSKPSVDPRDDSLRRDVLALLHQIKKEIVPHHLKLKQILDNLGLRDQSSCREEIECLQDEIQNQIDEKSKLDIASLIGLLRYAKCVLFGSSTTQLEPDHRRRNSLSEIAVPADFRCPISLELMRDPVVVASGQTYDRESINQWIESGHNTCPKTGQTLAHTNLIPNRALRNLIAMWCRQQRVPFETVGSNEKVSGVKATKAAFEATKMTVYFLVNKLSASPSMEAANAVTYELRALAKTDSDSRACIAEAGAIPILVRCLGSGVGSEHPNLQVNAVTTILNLSILEANKTRIMETDGALNGVIDVLRFGATWEAKGNAAATIFSLSGVHTYRKRLGRKTRVIKGLMDLAKDGPTNSKRDALVTILNLAGDRETVGRLVEGGVIETVIGVINVLPEEAVTILEAVVKRGGLVAIAEAYNSIKKLGVILMEGSDTARESAAASLVTICRKGGLEVVAELAAVPSIERIIWEVMGTGTMRARRKAAVLLRILRRWSAGLDTNDVVDSSVMSVGTLTTMLPA comes from the coding sequence ATGGCCGTTTCTCCTCGGGTTTTCCCGCCAAGAAAGCGCTGGCCGTCGACGGGCTCCTCCATATCTCCGAAATTTGCAGACTTGAACCTGGtaaaatctcttctttctttGTCTCAAGAAATCTCCGCCCTCAAACCTATTCAATGTCTCCTAATACAAAAGTCCCTTTCCACCATAAACAAGTCGAAGCTTCTAGCTATCGTATTCGAGGAGCTTCTTCGCAACCCAGTTTCCACCTCCTTCTCTCCTTCGATCCTCCTCTGCTTCGAAGAAATGTACTTAGTTTTCCAGAGAATAAAGACTTTAATGGAAGATTGTTGCAGCGGAAGCAAGATGTGGCTGCTCATGCGAATCCAACCATTGGCCAACAGTTTCCACGAGCTCACCCTCGAATTGTCCACTCTCCTCGATATCTTCCCCGTCAATGAATTGGATTTGAGTCAAGACGTGGAGGAGCTCTTCGTTTTGGTAAGAAAACACTGCTTCCAATCTAAACCATCGGTAGATCCCAGAGACGATTCTCTCAGGCGAGATGTTCTAGCTTTGCTTCATCAGATTAAGAAAGAGATCGTCCCTCATCACTTAAAGCTTAAACAGATTCTGGATAATTTAGGGTTACGCGACCAATCAAGTTGTAGAGAAGAAATCGAGTGTCTCCAAGATGAAATCCAGAACCAAATCGATGAAAAGTCCAAATTAGATATTGCTTCTTTGATTGGTCTCCTTCGTTATGCTAAATGTGTTCTATTTGGATCTTCAACGACGCAACTGGAACCAGACCATCGCCGGCGGAATTCATTGTCGGAGATTGCTGTTCCGGCGGACTTTCGGTGTCCGATAAGCTTAGAGTTAATGCGGGACCCGGTTGTCGTGGCCTCTGGACAGACGTACGATCGCGAATCGATTAATCAGTGGATTGAATCTGGACACAACACGTGTCCAAAGACTGGTCAGACCCTGGCCCACACCAATCTCATCCCTAACCGCGCTTTGAGGAATCTTATAGCCATGTGGTGCCGCCAACAGAGAGTCCCGTTTGAAACCGTGGGAAGTAACGAGAAAGTTAGCGGTGTCAAAGCCACCAAAGCCGCCTTTGAAGCTACGAAAATGACGGTGTACTTTTTGGTCAACAAACTTTCGGCTTCTCCATCCATGGAGGCAGCTAATGCCGTCACTTATGAGCTTCGAGCCCTGGCTAAAACTGACTCCGACAGCCGAGCCTGCATCGCTGAAGCTGGCGCAATTCCGATCCTTGTCAGATGTTTAGGTTCGGGTGTAGGCTCCGAACACCCAAACCTTCAAGTCAATGCCGTTACAACGATTCTTAATCTTTCCATCCTAGAAGCAAACAAAACGAGGATAATGGAAACCGACGGAGCTTTAAACGGTGTTATCGATGTATTACGTTTTGGTGCCACATGGGAAGCCAAAGGAAATGCGGCAGCTACAATATTCAGCTTATCCGGTGTTCACACCTACAGGAAAAGGCTGGGGAGGAAGACACGTGTCATAAAAGGATTGATGGATTTGGCAAAAGACGGGCCCACTAATTCTAAAAGGGATGCACTCGTGACTATTTTGAATTTGGCGGGAGATAGGGAGACCGTTGGGAGGCTAGTGGAAGGAGGAGTTATAGAGACGGTGATCGGAGTCATTAACGTGCTACCAGAAGAGGCCGTGACGATACTCGAGGCGGTGGTGAAGAGAGGCGGACTGGTGGCGATTGCAGAGGCTTACAATTCAATTAAGAAACTGGGTGTTATTTTGATGGAAGGATCGGATACTGCGAGAGAAAGCGCAGCAGCTAGTTTAGTCACTATATGTAGAAAAGGGGGATTGGAGGTTGTGGCAGAGCTGGCAGCGGTTCCATCGATCGAAAGGATTATATGGGAAGTGATGGGGACGGGAACAATGAGAGCTCGACGGAAGGCTGCGGTGCTGTTGAGGATTCTTCGGAGATGGAGTGCTGGGTTGGATACGAATGATGTTGTGGATAGTTCAGTCATGAGCGTGGGTACATTAACAACAATGTTGCCAGCATAA